In Drosophila gunungcola strain Sukarami unplaced genomic scaffold, Dgunungcola_SK_2 000231F, whole genome shotgun sequence, a single genomic region encodes these proteins:
- the LOC128266029 gene encoding uncharacterized protein LOC128266029: MINAQREDRCHKSSLNLLDKTLPISVATAPQLRTRREFSFNGMRYEMSGLLHPPQQVQLTRLRAGGQGGGSQGRIRSESSSERVRTGGSQERLAPGKCNSEAAGGDRSESQKRVFPKRLNLSKAAKPTSNYSLQTEVQDKKREEEVLKRLKNSRGQKPQPSKELDKELKNSRGQKPQLSKELKNSRRQKPQPPMAMELQLEESSTQQSWLLAQSLLRAYGEGTPSKMDYITLAGLVLGCVASQALFLLCWYFSWLKMRAVDLRRRFLGNANLWEFFDLEDTRRYSVQTKLLLTPLILVGGLLYGVLSMLHLGVQVVRSDVPRTVVVFVQRVANSGLLGTITMGLRGGRSAVPVRR; the protein is encoded by the coding sequence ATGATCAATGCCCAGCGAGAAGATCGTTGTCACAAAAGCTCCCTGAACCTGCTGGACAAAACGCTGCCCATTTCGGTGGCCACCGCACCACAGTTGCGCACTCGTCGGGAATTTAGCTTCAATGGCATGCGTTATGAGATGAGTGGGTTGCTGCATCCGCCGCAGCAAGTGCAGCTCACCAGGTTGAGAGCGGGTGGACAAGGAGGTGGCTCCCAGGGGAGAATAAGGAGCGAGAGCTCCTCGGAAAGAGTGCGAACTGGTGGCTCCCAGGAGAGACTTGCTCCTGGTAAATGCAACTCTGAGGCAGCTGGCGGGGATCGATCGGAGTCCCAAAAGAGAGTTTTTCCCAAGCGGCTGAATCTTAGCAAAGCTGCCAAACCAACCTCCAACTATTCCCTTCAAACTGAAGTGCAAGACAAGAAGAGGGAGGAGGAGGTTTTAAAAcggcttaagaattcgcgtGGCCAGAAGCCACAACCATCGAAGGAGCTGGATAAGGAGCTTAAGAATTCGCGCGGCCAGAAGCCACAACTATCGAAGGAGCTTAAGAATTCGCGTCGCCAGAAGCCACAGCCACCGATGGCTATGGAGCTGCAGCTGGAGGAGAGTAGCACTCAGCAAAGCTGGCTGCTGGCCCAATCCCTGCTGAGGGCCTACGGCGAGGGAACACCCTCCAAGATGGACTACATCACCCTGGCCGGCTTGGTGCTCGGCTGTGTGGCCTCGCAGGCGCTCTTTCTGCTCTGCTGGTACTTCAGCTGGCTGAAGATGCGGGCCGTGGACCTGCGCCGACGCTTCCTCGGCAATGCCAACCTGTGGGAGTTCTTCGACCTGGAGGACACCAGGCGGTACTCGGTGCAGACCAAGTTGCTGCTGACACCGCTGATCCTCGTCGGCGGCCTGCTCTACGGAGTGCTCAGCATGCTGCATCTGGGGGTGCAGGTGGTGCGATCGGATGTGCCGCGCACAGTGGTTGTGTTTGTCCAGCGGGTGGCGAACAGTGGGCTGCTGGGCACCATCACCATGGGACTGCGCGGCGGACGAAGCGCTGTCCCCGTACGCCGATGA